The sequence CCGGGTCTGTGCATTTAAAGGTTCCCCGAAACATGCGGCCATCGGTGGTGTGGATGCGCAGGTTCTGGTTCAAGAGAGACGAAAGATAGTCGTGAGCCTCATCTTTGTCCATTGCGAGGACTAGCCTTGGCCTGGAGCAGCTCAAGGATGGAGGTGCAAGGGGAATTAAACCTTGGAGGAAAAGGTGCAGCGAATCTCCATTCAAGTGGCTTGTCAACGGATCTCTAAAGCGATAAGCTCAATGGGCCAATGGATAAGACTCCAGAGACCCTGCAGGCTCCACCGGCTTCTGCTAGTAATAGCGTCACTGCGATCAACGCATCGTGAACCTTGAACCTCTCTTCGTCGCATTTTAACGTGAGAGACAATTGTTTATCTGTCCGCCTCTACGGACTGCTTTTAAAGCGAGTTGATCTCGCGCGATCATCATCGCAATGATTTTTTCCTTCGACTAGCCAACACAGTCAGTCGCGGGCCTTCGCTAAGCCCGTGTCGTCGCCATGGGCGTTAACGGTCTTTGGACAGTGATCCAGCCATGTGCACGGCCTACCAATCTGGCAACGCTCAATCGGAAGCGTCTTGCCGTGGATGCTTCGATATGGATATATCAATTTCTTAAAGCTGTCCGTGATAAAGAAGGCAATGCGCTTCGCAACTCTCATATCGTGGGATTCTTTCGGCGCATCTGCAAGCTCCTCTGGTTTGGCATCCTACCAGTCTTTGTATTTGATGGTGGTGCCCCAGCACTAAAGAGAGCAACCATTCAGAAGCGCAAGCAAAGACGTGAAGGAAGACGAGAGGATGCTATCAGGACGGCAGGAAAGCTCCTGGCTATCCAGATGCAGCGGCTtgccgaagaggaagaagagaaacgcAGGAGAGAAAGCGAAAGGCCACACGCATCAAGAGcggcggaagaagaggaggaagtcATTCCTGATGTCAGCAAGTTGGTCTATGTTGATGAGATTGGTATGTCCCAGCAGGAGAGAATGCGGAACCGCAAGTTCTATAAGCAGGATGCCTATCACTTGCCTGAGCTTGAAAACGGTATCGCATCAATGGGGAAGCCAGACGATCCTCGAATAATGAGCGTCGAAGAACTGGAAGAGTATGCGCGACAATTTAATAACGGAGAGGATATCAACCTGTACGACTTTAGCAAAATTGATTTTGATGGCGACTTCTTCAAAAGCCTTCCACCACCGGATAGATACAATATTCTCAATGCTGCTAGACTGAGGAGTCGTCTGAGAATGGGCTTGAGCAAGGAACAGCTTGACGACATGTTCCCCGATCGCATGGCATTCTCGAGATTTCAGATCGAAAGAGTTAAGGAGAGAAATCACCTCACACAGCGGCTTATGTATGAAGTCGGAATGCTGGGCACTGACTTGACGCTCAATGTCAATGCTCGAATCGCTGGAGAAAGGGACCGAGAGTATATCCTGGTCAAGAATGAAGGCGTGGAGGGAGGCTGGGCTCTCGGAGTAGTCAGCAAAGAGAAGGATGTTGGAGAAGCTCACAAGCCAATCGATGTGGATGCCATCCAATTCCAATATcagacaaaagaagaggagagcgaagaggaagaagatttcGAAGATGTGCCGATTGTGGGAATTAACCGATTACCGAAACTATCACAGTCTGCTTCTGCGGGTCTTGAGGCTGCTCAGGACATTAATAATCGACGACAACAATTCTACGCAAGCAACAGACAGGGAGCTGtcgatgaagatgctggcgagGGATCTCTGTTTGTTGATGGACAACTAGAGCCGACGTTGAACTTGCTTGCCGATCAGCCTACAGAACTGATGCATCCTGAAGAGGAGCATGATCTTAATCTTGCTATTGCTCTATCGTTACAGAATCAACACGGTATTGGCCAAGAGCCGAACGAGGAGTCAGATGTCGAGGATGAATCCCGAGAGAAGCCGGAGTGGACTCAAGTCGCGGTGGAAGCACCCAGGCCTATCGGCCGCGGCGGGGGTTCTATGATCGCGCATATCGTAAACAATAGAGCCAATGCTGCCGTTCCAAAACGACAAGATGTCCCAATAACAacggaaaaggagaaagacaGTGATAGCGAGGACGATATGCAAGCAATCTTGGCCAAGTCacgaaagatgaagaaagctCAACCGAAGCCAGTATtcgagaacaaaaagaatcCATTCGATGGGCCTCTCCCATTTCCCAAGTTGGATTGGGgatcttctctttttgcgaagaaaaaagtatCAGAGGAGAAGCCAATTGTAGTGACGGCTGGTGGGGTGGAGAATGCCAGACCAGACactgaagaaaaggaagtcGAATCAGGCGGTGGCTTTGAGATTGAACcgcagaaagaagatggtCCTAAACCGCTCCCTCCTTGGTTACTAGACAACGATACAGATATCCGAGAAGCTATTAAGAAACAGCAGGATGTTGAAAGAGAGATAAATGCTCAAGATAGAGcagaagttgaagaagaggaaaggctTCGGAAACGAGAGCTAAGAGACCAATTGATTGAGATTGGATCTtcagatgacgaagatggtAGTGATGATGTTAAGATCATCGAAATACCTCCGTCACCTGGACCGGAACCAGTTTTCAGTCCCGCAAAGGTCGaccaaaacaaagaagaagatgaaggcatAGAAGCGCCTGGTGCCGAATCAAGTCAGcctaaaaataaagagagggaagaagaaaatggcgaATCGCTTGAGCCAGAGTTTGAAGAGATTCCTATGATTGAGGCTCCCAGTGCTCCAGTTGTACCTGTTATAGAAGCGGAAGCACAGGACAGCTACGACTCTCCAGAACCTGAATTTGAAGATGTTCAGCCAGCAGAAAACCTCATAATTCAAGAAGATCTGCCTGTCAATTCCGTTTTATTTGAGGatattcctcttcatcaaacTCCAGCTGTGGCTATTCCTGGGAACACCACAATTACAGACGAAGAGCTCTTTGGCAGTGAAGAGTACGATGAATTCAGCGACcctgaagacgaggagctaTTGGCACAAATGGCTGAAGAAGCCGAGGAACACGCTCGATTCGCCAGCGAACTGAACAACAAATCTACTGAACAGAACAGGGAGGATTATGAAAGAGAACTGAGAGCTCTTCGAAGCCAGCAGAAGAAAGACCGTCGCGACGCAGACGAAGTGACGCAGACGATGATTACAGAGTGTCAAGCTTTGCTTCGCCTCTTCGGCATCCCATACATCACCGCGCCAATGGAAGCAGAAGCGCAGTGTGCAGAGCTAGTCCGACTCAACATGGTAGACGGCATCGTTACAGATGATTCGGATACTTTCCTCTTTGGAGGAACGCGAGTTTACAAAAACATGTTTAATAGCAACAAGTTTGTCGAATGCTACGTTGGCTCAGATCTTGATCAGGAAATGTCTTTATCTCGAGAACAGCTCATCTCTCTCGCTCAGCTTTTGGGATCGGATTATACAGAAGGACTACCCGGAGTCGGTCCAGTCACGGCCGTGGAAATCCTCTCTGAATTTCCCGGCAAGGATGGGCTTGAAAAATTCCGCGAGTGGTGGCATGAGGTTCAATCCCAAGTGCGACCCAAGGAGGCTgatgcttcctcttctttccggCGCAAGTTTCGCAAGGCACAAGCAACCAAACTCTTCTTGCCGGTTGCCTTTCCCAGCCCAGCCGTCTACGAAGCCTACCTTCATCCTGTGGTCGATAGCAGCACGGAGCCGTTTCAATGGGGCGTGCCAGATGTGGCAGGGCTGAGAGAATATCTCATGGCGACGATTGGCTGGAGCAAAGAGCGCACAGATGAAGTGCTAGTGCCGGTCATTCGGGATATGAATAAGCGAGAGATTGAAGGAACGCAAAGCAACATTACAAGATTCTTTGGGGGGAGTGTTGGTGCTGGCGCCAGAGAGACGTTTGCTCCCAGACAGAGAGTTCAAGGAAGCAAGCGGATGGCTGCTGCAGTAGATAGACTGAGGGCGAATATTGCTTGCGAGGGGGAGGCTCCGGAGATGGAGGACGGCTCTGGGGCCAATAAGCGGAGGAAAACAAGCAGACGGAAGTAATAGGGGAGAGGGGGCAACGGTATTTGCGAATTATTTAAATCTGATATAAGTGGAAAACCTTTTTGGGGTTTTGGAATAGTGGAAGTGCAATCTGGTGTTCAAGCTGATAGAGAGCAATGTCTTATGGAGTTTGTCGAGTTCATCCCATGTGATGAGCACGTT comes from Trichoderma asperellum chromosome 3, complete sequence and encodes:
- a CDS encoding uncharacterized protein (BUSCO:EOG092D0A4I), yielding MGVNGLWTVIQPCARPTNLATLNRKRLAVDASIWIYQFLKAVRDKEGNALRNSHIVGFFRRICKLLWFGILPVFVFDGGAPALKRATIQKRKQRREGRREDAIRTAGKLLAIQMQRLAEEEEEKRRRESERPHASRAAEEEEEVIPDVSKLVYVDEIGMSQQERMRNRKFYKQDAYHLPELENGIASMGKPDDPRIMSVEELEEYARQFNNGEDINLYDFSKIDFDGDFFKSLPPPDRYNILNAARLRSRLRMGLSKEQLDDMFPDRMAFSRFQIERVKERNHLTQRLMYEVGMLGTDLTLNVNARIAGERDREYILVKNEGVEGGWALGVVSKEKDVGEAHKPIDVDAIQFQYQTKEEESEEEEDFEDVPIVGINRLPKLSQSASAGLEAAQDINNRRQQFYASNRQGAVDEDAGEGSLFVDGQLEPTLNLLADQPTELMHPEEEHDLNLAIALSLQNQHGIGQEPNEESDVEDESREKPEWTQVAVEAPRPIGRGGGSMIAHIVNNRANAAVPKRQDVPITTEKEKDSDSEDDMQAILAKSRKMKKAQPKPVFENKKNPFDGPLPFPKLDWGSSLFAKKKVSEEKPIVVTAGGVENARPDTEEKEVESGGGFEIEPQKEDGPKPLPPWLLDNDTDIREAIKKQQDVEREINAQDRAEVEEEERLRKRELRDQLIEIGSSDDEDGSDDVKIIEIPPSPGPEPVFSPAKVDQNKEEDEGIEAPGAESSQPKNKEREEENGESLEPEFEEIPMIEAPSAPVVPVIEAEAQDSYDSPEPEFEDVQPAENLIIQEDLPVNSVLFEDIPLHQTPAVAIPGNTTITDEELFGSEEYDEFSDPEDEELLAQMAEEAEEHARFASELNNKSTEQNREDYERELRALRSQQKKDRRDADEVTQTMITECQALLRLFGIPYITAPMEAEAQCAELVRLNMVDGIVTDDSDTFLFGGTRVYKNMFNSNKFVECYVGSDLDQEMSLSREQLISLAQLLGSDYTEGLPGVGPVTAVEILSEFPGKDGLEKFREWWHEVQSQVRPKEADASSSFRRKFRKAQATKLFLPVAFPSPAVYEAYLHPVVDSSTEPFQWGVPDVAGLREYLMATIGWSKERTDEVLVPVIRDMNKREIEGTQSNITRFFGGSVGAGARETFAPRQRVQGSKRMAAAVDRLRANIACEGEAPEMEDGSGANKRRKTSRRK